One window of the Pseudomonas sp. MPC6 genome contains the following:
- a CDS encoding putative sulfate exporter family transporter, whose amino-acid sequence MKGLAVNPIERIGEFKQRFFPGLCVAVTIGIAATFISQRYGAPAMLMGLLLGLAFNFLSEVPRVIPGIELAAKQLLRLGVAMLGLRITFSDVLTLGWPPLLMVCSAVLLTIGFGIFMARMLGFSSSFGTLTGGAVAICGASAAMAISSVMPQTEQTKKDTLFTVISVTTLSTLAMVMYPMISHQLGLTPAETGLFLGGTIHDVAQVVGAGYSVSSEVGDLSTFVKLLRVAMLVPIVLVIGVFIRRSMASRGEVGGGGVSVPGFLIGFVALFILNSLGWIPKMIVQPMADSATWLLLTAIAALGVRTSLKEIMTVGLKPVLLVVSETIFIVVLILSFIAIS is encoded by the coding sequence ATGAAAGGGCTGGCCGTGAATCCCATCGAAAGGATAGGAGAATTTAAGCAGCGTTTCTTTCCGGGACTCTGCGTCGCCGTGACGATCGGCATTGCGGCGACTTTTATTTCGCAGCGTTACGGCGCCCCGGCGATGCTGATGGGGCTGCTGCTGGGGCTGGCCTTCAACTTTCTCAGCGAAGTGCCCAGGGTCATACCGGGCATCGAGTTGGCGGCCAAGCAGCTGCTGCGCTTGGGTGTTGCCATGCTCGGGTTGCGCATCACCTTCTCCGATGTTCTGACCCTGGGATGGCCACCTCTGCTGATGGTGTGTTCGGCTGTACTGCTAACCATCGGCTTCGGCATCTTCATGGCACGAATGCTGGGGTTTAGCAGCAGTTTTGGCACGCTTACCGGTGGTGCGGTGGCCATCTGCGGTGCCTCCGCGGCTATGGCGATCAGCAGCGTAATGCCGCAAACCGAGCAAACGAAGAAGGACACGTTGTTCACTGTCATCAGCGTCACCACCCTCAGTACGCTTGCAATGGTTATGTACCCCATGATCAGCCATCAGTTGGGGTTGACGCCAGCTGAAACCGGGCTGTTCCTCGGCGGCACCATTCATGATGTCGCGCAGGTAGTCGGTGCCGGTTACAGCGTATCGAGCGAAGTCGGCGACCTAAGCACCTTCGTCAAGTTGTTGCGTGTTGCCATGTTGGTGCCGATCGTGCTTGTGATTGGGGTGTTCATTCGCCGCTCGATGGCCAGCCGTGGCGAAGTCGGCGGCGGCGGGGTATCCGTTCCGGGTTTCCTAATCGGGTTTGTCGCGCTATTCATTCTGAATAGTCTCGGCTGGATTCCTAAAATGATCGTGCAGCCAATGGCCGACAGTGCCACTTGGTTGCTGTTAACCGCCATCGCCGCGCTCGGTGTGCGGACGTCGCTGAAAGAAATTATGACCGTGGGCCTGAAACCCGTACTCCTGGTGGTCAGCGAAACCATTTTTATCGTCGTACTGATATTGAGCTTTATCGCGATAAGTTGA
- a CDS encoding TRAP transporter small permease: MFKKLINLLDHAENYICQLLLCGFIILLFAQVVMRVGFNYGIHWSEELSRFAFVWFVFLGASYAARMAAHNRVTFHLRMMPEKVRNGVELFADLFWVTFNTLMTVKSIEVIESMMEFTYHSPALDWSMAYLYFIFPISFTLTSIRIVQVNYMKLVMGVKFHDVDEPDLEALEAELLEDKALKSREKNKTFQTL, from the coding sequence ATGTTTAAGAAATTAATTAACTTGCTGGATCATGCCGAAAACTATATCTGCCAGTTACTGCTGTGCGGCTTTATTATCCTGTTGTTTGCTCAGGTGGTGATGCGGGTTGGTTTTAACTATGGCATCCACTGGAGTGAAGAGCTGTCGCGCTTTGCCTTCGTCTGGTTTGTTTTCTTGGGGGCCTCGTATGCCGCCAGGATGGCGGCACATAACCGGGTCACCTTTCATCTCAGGATGATGCCCGAAAAAGTGCGTAATGGCGTTGAGTTGTTCGCGGATTTGTTCTGGGTTACATTCAATACGCTGATGACCGTAAAGAGCATCGAGGTAATTGAGTCAATGATGGAGTTTACCTATCATTCGCCGGCCCTGGACTGGTCGATGGCCTACCTCTATTTTATATTTCCGATCTCTTTTACGCTGACATCAATCCGTATCGTTCAGGTGAACTACATGAAGCTGGTGATGGGCGTTAAATTTCATGATGTTGACGAACCGGACTTAGAGGCGCTGGAAGCCGAGCTTCTTGAAGATAAAGCGTTGAAGTCGCGTGAAAAGAATAAGACTTTTCAAACACTCTGA
- a CDS encoding FAD-dependent oxidoreductase: protein MKKHCKVVIIGGGIAGCSTLYHLTREGWTDVVLVERNELTSGTTWHSAAQVTNFGAVQTMVGLKSHSIKLYKELAEDPEHPINYHHATGGIRLASTQDHIDGYKHFISLAKGMGVDFELIDAAECARRHPLIETHDLLGGLWDPLDGDIDPAQLTQALARAARKAGAEIYRHNPVEAVYQKANSEWVVQTQNGDITCEIIVNACGYRVNELGAMLGVQYPVISMEHMYFLTEPLPELEAIDWRVPLLRDPRDDFYSRQEKKGLLVGIYEQRCKTWGMDGIDPNFVNALCPDDLDRCLDNMERVFKRMPCLERTGIHSIINGPITYSADGNPLVGKTPGLKNAYSIIGLRAGLGEGGGHGKILAELIVHGESEWDTWCLDPARFSRHANTEFTARKAVEDYQNEFRFHMPHEHRPAGRLAKTTPLYPVLKAMGAEFGVVSGWERALFYKPTADFKFKHSFRFTDVEQVVADEIKAVHEHVGLMEVSGFNRYEIKGPRAAEWLDSLMCGNVPKKVGRIGLCYFLTDKGNVAGEATLAKLSEERFWYGSAAASEVHDLDWLRTRLPSEGVEIIPMTNSHTILVVSGPKSRELLAKLSPRTDWSNQNFPWLTAKSVYIGHAEALAMRVSFNGELGWELHVPNEQLYLAHSLIKDAGVEFDLKPFGALATESMRLEKSYRHWKADLITEFDPFESDLDRFVKLDKAIFPGKEALLAKAGQPARRKFVTMVIDCEHAAAHPGDSICASGSVIGTVTSAGYGHRVKKNIAMGFIDPAYAFEGAEFEVEIIGEPHKAQVVQGSIFDPENTRIKS, encoded by the coding sequence ATGAAGAAGCATTGTAAGGTAGTGATTATTGGTGGTGGAATTGCTGGTTGCAGCACCCTCTATCACCTAACTCGTGAGGGCTGGACAGATGTAGTGTTGGTCGAGCGAAACGAACTAACATCAGGCACGACTTGGCACTCTGCCGCCCAGGTCACTAATTTTGGTGCAGTGCAGACGATGGTTGGCTTGAAAAGCCATAGCATTAAACTGTACAAAGAATTGGCGGAGGACCCTGAGCACCCAATCAATTATCACCATGCTACAGGTGGTATTCGTCTCGCCTCTACTCAAGATCATATTGATGGTTATAAGCATTTCATTTCTTTGGCCAAGGGAATGGGAGTCGACTTTGAGTTGATAGATGCTGCGGAGTGCGCGAGGCGGCATCCGTTGATTGAGACTCATGATTTGCTTGGCGGACTCTGGGACCCTCTAGACGGTGATATTGACCCTGCTCAACTCACTCAAGCTTTGGCGCGTGCAGCGCGTAAAGCTGGCGCGGAAATATACCGCCATAATCCGGTTGAAGCGGTATACCAAAAAGCCAATAGTGAGTGGGTAGTACAAACTCAAAATGGCGATATCACATGTGAAATTATCGTGAATGCTTGTGGCTATCGAGTCAACGAACTCGGTGCCATGTTGGGTGTCCAGTATCCGGTTATATCCATGGAGCATATGTATTTCCTGACGGAGCCATTGCCTGAGCTGGAAGCTATTGACTGGCGTGTCCCTCTGCTGAGAGATCCAAGAGATGATTTTTATAGCCGTCAGGAGAAGAAGGGCCTATTGGTAGGGATCTACGAGCAGCGTTGTAAAACCTGGGGTATGGATGGAATCGACCCTAACTTTGTTAACGCACTTTGCCCAGATGATTTGGATCGCTGCTTGGACAACATGGAGCGGGTCTTCAAGCGCATGCCTTGCCTTGAGCGCACTGGCATTCACAGCATTATCAATGGCCCTATCACCTATTCCGCAGATGGCAACCCGCTCGTGGGCAAGACCCCGGGTCTGAAAAATGCTTATTCAATTATTGGTCTGCGAGCCGGATTGGGCGAAGGCGGAGGTCACGGTAAAATCCTGGCGGAACTTATCGTTCACGGTGAGTCTGAGTGGGATACCTGGTGCCTTGATCCGGCCCGGTTCAGCCGTCATGCCAACACAGAGTTTACGGCCCGTAAGGCCGTAGAGGATTATCAAAACGAGTTCCGTTTTCACATGCCTCACGAGCATCGCCCTGCGGGTAGGCTGGCGAAAACAACCCCACTGTATCCAGTGCTAAAAGCGATGGGGGCAGAGTTCGGCGTGGTAAGTGGTTGGGAGCGGGCACTGTTTTATAAGCCAACTGCGGACTTCAAGTTCAAGCACAGTTTTCGTTTCACTGATGTAGAACAGGTTGTCGCCGACGAAATCAAGGCAGTACATGAACACGTCGGGCTTATGGAAGTAAGTGGCTTCAACAGATATGAAATAAAAGGTCCTCGCGCGGCGGAGTGGCTGGATAGCCTGATGTGCGGGAATGTACCCAAAAAAGTGGGTCGTATTGGTCTGTGCTACTTCCTTACCGATAAAGGTAATGTTGCGGGTGAAGCCACTCTGGCGAAATTATCAGAAGAGCGTTTCTGGTATGGATCAGCGGCAGCCTCTGAGGTTCATGATTTGGACTGGCTGCGAACTCGTCTTCCGAGTGAGGGAGTTGAGATCATTCCGATGACCAACTCACATACGATTTTGGTTGTTTCGGGACCCAAGTCCAGAGAGCTGCTGGCAAAACTGTCCCCCCGAACTGATTGGTCGAACCAGAACTTCCCCTGGCTCACCGCCAAGTCTGTATACATTGGACATGCTGAAGCACTTGCCATGCGTGTTAGCTTCAACGGTGAGTTGGGCTGGGAGCTTCATGTGCCCAATGAACAGCTCTACCTTGCACACTCGCTTATTAAAGACGCAGGCGTCGAGTTCGATCTCAAGCCATTTGGTGCGCTGGCAACAGAGTCGATGCGTCTCGAGAAAAGCTACCGCCATTGGAAAGCCGACCTGATTACCGAATTTGATCCGTTCGAGAGTGACCTGGATCGCTTCGTGAAACTGGATAAGGCAATCTTCCCAGGAAAAGAAGCGCTACTGGCCAAGGCGGGTCAGCCGGCAAGAAGAAAGTTTGTAACAATGGTTATCGATTGCGAACATGCCGCCGCCCACCCCGGTGACTCAATATGTGCATCAGGTTCTGTGATTGGCACAGTCACTTCGGCGGGATATGGTCATCGGGTTAAAAAGAACATTGCAATGGGCTTTATTGATCCCGCTTATGCGTTTGAAGGCGCTGAGTTCGAGGTGGAAATTATTGGCGAACCGCATAAAGCACAGGTGGTGCAAGGTTCAATATTTGACCCTGAAAACACTCGGATTAAATCCTAA
- a CDS encoding aminotransferase class I/II-fold pyridoxal phosphate-dependent enzyme, with protein sequence MTRFTKSFTQQEPIPEEGIEHALEVMRSGRLHRYNSVGDELTETALLEQEFAAYSGSKFSLACASGGYALHIAMRAVGVKAGDKVLCNAFTLAPVPGAIHNAGAVSVLVETTEDYTIDLVDLEAKAAADDVHYLMLSHMRGHLVDMDRLMDICERHGICVIEDCAHTMGATWNGRKSGTFGRVGCFSTQTYKHINSGEGGLLITDDEELMAKAIMHSGSYMLYDRHPAAPGPEAFERIRFETPNYSGRMDNLRAAILRPQLRNLDRQCERWNALYREMEQGLRGISGIRVPQRKEPEFFVGSSIQFSLPQLSAGTVWDFIQRCEEHGVTIKWFGDADPKGYTSRFDSWQYLDSTPSLPKTVKVLETMCDMRLPLTFDVEDCKTIVAVIAEALDATQS encoded by the coding sequence ATGACTAGATTCACCAAATCGTTCACCCAGCAGGAGCCGATTCCCGAAGAAGGAATCGAGCACGCACTGGAAGTGATGCGCAGCGGCCGCCTGCATCGCTACAACTCCGTAGGCGATGAGCTCACTGAAACAGCGCTACTCGAGCAGGAATTTGCAGCCTACAGTGGAAGTAAATTCTCTCTCGCCTGCGCCTCCGGCGGCTATGCGCTGCATATCGCGATGCGCGCGGTCGGAGTCAAGGCTGGCGATAAAGTCCTGTGCAACGCTTTCACTCTGGCCCCGGTTCCCGGTGCCATCCACAATGCCGGCGCCGTATCAGTGCTGGTCGAAACCACCGAAGACTACACCATTGACCTGGTCGACCTTGAGGCGAAGGCAGCGGCGGACGATGTGCACTATCTGATGCTCTCGCACATGCGCGGCCATCTGGTGGATATGGATCGGCTGATGGATATTTGTGAGCGTCATGGCATCTGCGTGATCGAGGACTGCGCCCATACCATGGGCGCAACTTGGAATGGCCGTAAGAGTGGCACGTTCGGCAGGGTCGGTTGCTTCAGCACCCAGACCTACAAGCACATCAACTCCGGCGAGGGCGGTCTGCTGATCACCGACGACGAGGAGCTGATGGCCAAGGCGATCATGCACTCTGGCTCTTATATGCTGTACGACCGACACCCGGCGGCCCCGGGCCCTGAGGCCTTTGAGCGGATTCGCTTCGAAACACCCAACTACAGCGGGCGCATGGACAACCTGAGGGCGGCGATTCTGCGACCTCAGCTGCGTAATCTCGATCGCCAGTGCGAGCGCTGGAACGCGCTGTATCGGGAGATGGAACAGGGCCTGCGCGGGATTTCAGGCATCCGCGTCCCGCAGCGAAAGGAGCCTGAGTTCTTCGTCGGCAGTTCGATCCAGTTCTCCTTGCCGCAGCTCAGCGCCGGAACGGTGTGGGACTTTATCCAACGCTGCGAAGAACACGGCGTCACCATCAAGTGGTTCGGTGATGCCGATCCCAAAGGTTATACCAGCCGTTTTGATAGCTGGCAGTACCTCGATTCCACGCCCTCATTGCCCAAGACTGTGAAGGTCCTTGAGACCATGTGCGATATGCGCTTGCCGCTGACATTCGACGTTGAGGATTGCAAGACGATAGTGGCCGTCATTGCCGAGGCGCTGGATGCAACACAAAGCTAG
- a CDS encoding amino acid racemase yields MREKIVGIIGGMGPEATVDLMRRVIEATPAEDDADHIRMLIDNNPKIPSRIKALIEGTGESPAPCMSQMAKELQRQGADFLVIPCNTAHHYYGEVAASVSIPVINLIELTAKTVQIRKPGIRKIGLLASSALQKIELYEPWFSSLNIEVLYPDADSQAAVMQLIRDVKARRCTSLQIDAYNAAAKNLEAQGAECLVVACTELSVINNQLISTLSIYDAADILAAEIVRLAEL; encoded by the coding sequence ATGCGCGAAAAAATAGTCGGTATAATTGGCGGGATGGGGCCGGAGGCCACGGTAGATTTGATGCGGCGAGTCATTGAGGCTACGCCTGCCGAAGATGATGCAGACCATATTCGCATGCTAATTGATAACAATCCTAAAATTCCGTCGAGGATTAAGGCACTGATCGAGGGTACGGGGGAAAGTCCGGCACCGTGCATGTCGCAAATGGCTAAGGAGCTGCAGCGGCAAGGGGCCGATTTTCTGGTAATACCCTGTAATACCGCACACCACTATTATGGGGAGGTGGCTGCGTCAGTCTCAATACCGGTCATTAACCTTATTGAACTGACTGCTAAGACTGTCCAAATAAGGAAGCCGGGAATACGTAAGATTGGACTGCTGGCCTCAAGTGCATTACAGAAAATCGAACTTTATGAACCCTGGTTCAGTTCGCTGAATATTGAGGTCCTCTACCCGGACGCAGATAGTCAGGCAGCAGTTATGCAGTTGATTCGTGACGTCAAGGCACGCCGTTGTACTAGTCTGCAGATCGACGCATACAATGCGGCTGCAAAAAACCTTGAAGCACAGGGTGCTGAATGCCTTGTGGTTGCATGCACAGAACTTTCAGTTATTAACAATCAACTTATATCTACATTATCTATATATGATGCAGCTGATATTTTGGCCGCAGAGATTGTTAGGTTGGCGGAGCTTTGA
- a CDS encoding TRAP transporter large permease, producing the protein MTAPFILFGMFGFFLLIGAPIVVALGASALTVYLAAGDDFVSLVQIAWNAVDSFPIMALPAFILSGALMQCAGISKRLVHIAEVLAGPMAGGLGFSAILASMFFGAISGSGPATTAAVGMLMIPAMVDRGYSKSYSAALTASSGGLGVVIPPSIPMVIYGVTASESITKLFLAGILPGVLLAMGLMIGNYLISKKKGYASGETHAPGTLGKACKDGIWAIMAPVVILGGIYSGLFTPTEAAVVSVFYTLFVGIFIHKELSWKGLKESLNSTTWLTGRVLIIMFAATAFGRILVENDIPSMIAQSLLEVTGSLTLIWIIVIAFLIFVGMFMETLATIMIVTPVLLPVMVSLGVDPIHFGIVLVCCCEIGFSTPPLGENMFISSSIAKVSIEEITVKALPFVVIQLFVVMLIAFVPGISLWIPELFGY; encoded by the coding sequence ATGACGGCGCCCTTTATACTGTTTGGTATGTTTGGATTTTTTCTGTTAATTGGTGCACCCATTGTGGTTGCGCTGGGAGCCTCGGCGCTCACCGTGTACCTGGCCGCGGGTGATGACTTTGTATCCCTGGTGCAAATAGCCTGGAACGCGGTCGATTCATTTCCGATCATGGCCTTGCCGGCCTTCATTCTGTCGGGGGCACTGATGCAGTGCGCCGGGATCTCAAAGCGATTGGTTCATATCGCGGAAGTGCTGGCCGGGCCAATGGCGGGGGGACTCGGTTTCTCTGCGATCCTGGCCAGCATGTTCTTTGGTGCCATTTCAGGCTCCGGCCCGGCAACCACGGCGGCAGTGGGAATGCTGATGATCCCCGCGATGGTAGACCGGGGCTACAGTAAGAGTTATTCCGCCGCATTGACTGCGTCGTCTGGTGGCTTGGGGGTGGTGATTCCGCCTAGCATTCCAATGGTCATTTATGGCGTTACCGCCAGTGAGTCCATTACTAAACTGTTCTTGGCCGGGATCTTGCCGGGTGTTCTACTCGCTATGGGCCTGATGATCGGTAATTACCTGATCAGCAAGAAAAAGGGCTATGCATCAGGCGAAACGCACGCCCCCGGTACTCTGGGTAAGGCTTGCAAGGATGGCATTTGGGCGATCATGGCGCCGGTGGTGATTTTGGGCGGTATCTACTCAGGGCTGTTTACGCCGACCGAAGCTGCGGTGGTATCCGTGTTCTATACCCTTTTTGTCGGTATCTTCATCCATAAGGAATTGAGTTGGAAGGGACTCAAGGAGTCGCTTAACTCCACGACCTGGCTGACTGGTCGCGTGCTGATCATCATGTTTGCCGCCACGGCGTTCGGGCGGATTCTCGTTGAAAATGACATTCCGTCAATGATCGCGCAGTCGCTACTCGAAGTGACAGGTAGCTTGACGCTGATTTGGATAATCGTCATCGCCTTTCTGATATTCGTTGGTATGTTCATGGAAACGCTGGCAACGATCATGATCGTGACGCCTGTATTGTTGCCCGTGATGGTCAGCCTCGGTGTGGACCCCATTCATTTCGGTATCGTGCTGGTATGTTGTTGTGAAATTGGCTTCTCGACACCGCCGCTTGGCGAGAACATGTTTATAAGCTCGAGTATTGCCAAGGTCTCGATCGAGGAAATAACTGTAAAGGCGCTACCTTTCGTAGTTATTCAATTGTTCGTGGTGATGTTGATCGCATTTGTTCCCGGGATCTCGCTCTGGATCCCCGAGTTATTTGGGTACTGA
- a CDS encoding TRAP transporter substrate-binding protein, producing the protein MNGLLKLTHAFAISAAFIAAAVPALVQAKTFKLGMGDPLNSDQGALASRFKDLVEYYSKGELKVTLYPNGSLGSETEMVQNARLGSLDMAVVGIGNVTPFSKELGILTMPYVMKSHSDAVAMTTGELGDRWNTLAQKQVGVNILGWTYSNFRYLTNSKRPVKNLADAKGLKVRVPQNPIMLDSWEAWGANPIAMSWNETFTALQQKVVDGQDNPYIVNNTMKFYEIQDYLTEVHYMYSLQPLLIGNNTFKKMSEDERKIVTRAGLEAQQYALMFQIAEAGKAKENMIRNGVEVFELEDEDKWIEIAKQEVWPKFYDTIGGKENFDRVLEQLK; encoded by the coding sequence ATGAACGGTCTACTTAAACTGACTCACGCGTTTGCTATATCTGCAGCGTTTATCGCCGCGGCGGTGCCAGCCCTGGTACAAGCCAAGACCTTCAAGTTGGGGATGGGTGATCCTCTGAATTCCGACCAAGGAGCGCTGGCCAGCCGCTTCAAGGATCTGGTTGAGTACTATTCCAAAGGCGAGCTCAAGGTCACCCTGTATCCGAACGGCTCCCTGGGGTCGGAAACCGAAATGGTCCAGAACGCCCGCCTCGGGTCATTGGACATGGCCGTAGTGGGTATTGGCAACGTCACGCCGTTCTCCAAAGAGCTCGGCATACTGACCATGCCCTATGTCATGAAAAGCCACTCGGATGCGGTCGCCATGACCACCGGTGAGTTGGGGGATCGTTGGAACACTCTGGCCCAGAAACAGGTAGGCGTTAACATCCTGGGTTGGACCTATTCGAACTTCCGTTACCTGACCAACTCGAAGCGCCCGGTAAAGAATCTGGCAGACGCTAAAGGCCTAAAAGTTCGCGTTCCGCAGAACCCAATTATGCTTGATTCTTGGGAGGCATGGGGTGCCAATCCGATTGCCATGTCGTGGAATGAAACATTTACCGCCCTGCAGCAAAAGGTGGTAGACGGCCAAGACAATCCCTACATCGTCAACAATACGATGAAGTTTTATGAGATACAGGATTATCTTACCGAAGTGCATTACATGTACTCGCTGCAGCCATTGCTGATCGGCAATAACACCTTCAAAAAGATGAGCGAAGATGAGCGCAAGATTGTGACACGCGCTGGCCTGGAAGCTCAGCAGTATGCGTTGATGTTCCAAATTGCCGAAGCCGGTAAAGCCAAGGAAAACATGATTCGCAATGGCGTCGAGGTGTTTGAGCTGGAGGATGAAGACAAGTGGATCGAAATTGCCAAGCAGGAGGTCTGGCCAAAGTTTTACGACACCATCGGTGGCAAGGAGAACTTTGACCGTGTGCTGGAGCAATTGAAGTAA
- the hisD gene encoding histidinol dehydrogenase, translated as MEYLKRAAAEAEVALEDERIQATVKEMLAKIKRHGESAVREYAKQFDSWQGEFVLTEEKKQALIAQVPQQVKDDIDFAHRQVKRFAEAQRDSLKSFEIETEEGVRLGQQVLPVQSAGCYVPGGRYAHAASALMSVATAKVAGVPFIVACSPPRGDSINPAVAYAMHVAGADVILEMGGVHAVASMAFGLFTGRPADILVGPGNAYVAEAKRMLFGEVGIDVFAGPTESAIIADKTADPMTIAVDLVSQAEHGTNSPVWLFTDSRELGEKVLEIMPKVIADMPNADVCEAAWRDHGVVILCENREEVVQISDEYACEHLQVMTEDLEWWKAHLKNYGSLFLGEGSTVTHGDKCSGTNHILPTKKAARYSGGLNVQKFMKVLTYQELSEEANLVFSAAGSRISRVEGMEGHARACDWRLRKFYPNAQWDFEVFDQQRYN; from the coding sequence ATGGAATATCTCAAGCGCGCGGCCGCGGAAGCTGAAGTAGCCCTAGAAGATGAGCGTATCCAGGCGACTGTCAAAGAAATGCTGGCGAAGATCAAGCGTCATGGCGAGTCGGCAGTCCGGGAGTACGCCAAACAATTCGATAGCTGGCAGGGCGAGTTTGTTCTCACCGAAGAGAAAAAGCAGGCATTGATTGCCCAGGTGCCCCAACAAGTTAAAGACGATATCGACTTTGCCCATCGTCAGGTCAAGCGTTTCGCCGAGGCGCAGCGCGATAGCCTGAAATCCTTCGAAATTGAAACTGAAGAAGGCGTGCGCCTTGGCCAGCAAGTGCTCCCGGTTCAATCTGCCGGCTGCTATGTGCCCGGCGGTCGCTACGCCCATGCCGCTTCTGCACTGATGAGTGTCGCCACGGCCAAGGTCGCGGGCGTGCCCTTTATCGTTGCCTGTTCACCACCGCGTGGTGACAGCATCAACCCAGCGGTTGCCTACGCCATGCATGTCGCCGGCGCCGACGTGATCCTGGAGATGGGCGGCGTTCACGCCGTCGCGTCGATGGCATTCGGCCTGTTTACCGGTCGGCCCGCGGATATTCTCGTTGGCCCCGGTAACGCCTACGTCGCGGAGGCGAAGCGTATGCTCTTCGGTGAGGTTGGGATCGATGTGTTTGCCGGCCCCACCGAGTCGGCGATCATTGCTGACAAAACTGCCGATCCAATGACCATTGCTGTCGATCTGGTGTCACAGGCCGAGCACGGCACTAACTCGCCTGTCTGGCTGTTCACCGACAGCCGCGAGCTGGGTGAGAAAGTGCTCGAAATTATGCCAAAGGTCATCGCCGACATGCCCAATGCCGACGTGTGTGAAGCCGCATGGCGCGATCATGGTGTCGTAATTCTTTGCGAAAATCGTGAAGAGGTGGTGCAGATCAGTGATGAATATGCCTGTGAGCATTTGCAAGTAATGACCGAGGATCTGGAGTGGTGGAAAGCCCACCTGAAAAACTACGGATCGTTGTTCCTGGGTGAAGGCAGCACCGTCACCCACGGAGATAAATGCTCCGGCACCAATCATATCTTGCCGACCAAGAAAGCTGCACGTTACAGCGGCGGTCTGAATGTGCAGAAGTTCATGAAAGTGCTCACTTACCAAGAGCTCAGCGAAGAAGCCAATCTGGTGTTCAGCGCTGCAGGTTCGCGGATCTCCCGCGTCGAAGGCATGGAAGGTCACGCCCGCGCGTGCGACTGGCGTTTACGTAAGTTCTATCCGAATGCCCAATGGGATTTTGAGGTGTTCGACCAGCAGCGTTACAACTAA